A genomic region of Janthinobacterium lividum contains the following coding sequences:
- a CDS encoding aspartate kinase, which yields MALIVHKYGGTSMGSTDRIKNVAKRVAKWHDAGHQIVVVPSAMSGETNRLIGLAKEIMDQPDPRELDMIASTGEQVSVGLLSMALLAIGKQAVSYAGWQVAIKTDSAFTKARIQSIDDEKVKRDLDAGKIVIITGFQGVDEHDNIATLGRGGSDTSAVAIAAAMKAAECLIFTDVDGVYTTDPRVVSEARRLKTITFEEMLELASLGSKVLQTRSVEFAGNYRVPTRVLSSLTDPMLPLEIEANSGTLISFEEDTNMEQAVISGIAFNRDEAKITVLGVPDRPGVAYHILGPVADANIEVDMIIQNQSVDGKTDFTFTVSRGEYARALAVLEANRESLGAASITGDAKVSKLSVVGVGMRSHVGVASQMFRTLSEEGINIMMISTSEIKISVLIDEKYMELAVRALHKAFELEKA from the coding sequence ATGGCTTTAATCGTCCACAAATATGGCGGTACGTCGATGGGCTCGACTGACCGTATCAAGAATGTCGCCAAGCGCGTTGCCAAGTGGCACGACGCTGGGCATCAAATCGTGGTGGTGCCATCCGCCATGTCGGGCGAAACCAACCGCCTGATTGGACTGGCCAAGGAAATCATGGATCAACCCGATCCCCGTGAACTTGACATGATCGCCTCGACAGGCGAACAAGTGTCCGTCGGCCTATTGTCGATGGCACTGCTGGCGATCGGCAAACAAGCCGTATCCTATGCTGGCTGGCAAGTCGCGATCAAGACCGATTCCGCCTTTACCAAGGCACGCATCCAGTCGATCGATGACGAAAAAGTCAAACGCGACCTCGATGCGGGCAAGATTGTCATCATTACCGGTTTCCAGGGCGTCGACGAACACGACAACATCGCGACCCTGGGCCGCGGCGGTTCCGACACTTCGGCCGTGGCGATCGCCGCCGCCATGAAGGCGGCCGAATGCCTGATCTTCACGGACGTCGACGGCGTCTACACGACCGACCCGCGCGTGGTCTCCGAGGCGCGCCGCCTGAAGACCATCACCTTTGAAGAAATGCTGGAACTGGCTTCGCTGGGTTCCAAGGTGCTGCAAACGCGTTCGGTGGAATTTGCCGGCAACTACCGCGTTCCCACGCGCGTGCTGTCGTCGCTGACCGACCCGATGTTGCCGCTGGAAATAGAAGCCAATTCAGGCACCCTGATTTCGTTTGAGGAAGATACAAACATGGAACAAGCAGTCATCTCCGGCATCGCCTTCAACCGCGATGAAGCCAAAATCACCGTGCTCGGCGTGCCCGACCGCCCAGGCGTGGCGTACCACATCCTGGGACCGGTGGCGGACGCGAACATCGAAGTCGACATGATCATACAGAATCAGTCGGTCGACGGTAAAACGGACTTCACCTTCACCGTCTCGCGCGGCGAATACGCGCGCGCGCTGGCCGTGCTGGAAGCGAACCGCGAATCGCTGGGCGCGGCCAGCATCACGGGCGACGCGAAAGTGTCGAAACTGTCCGTCGTCGGCGTGGGCATGCGCAGCCATGTGGGCGTCGCATCGCAAATGTTCCGCACCTTGTCGGAAGAGGGCATCAACATCATGATGATCTCCACTTCCGAGATCAAGATCTCCGTGCTGATCGATGAAAAGTACATGGAACTGGCCGTGCGCGCGCTGCATAAAGCGTTCGAGCTGGAAAAAGCCTAA
- a CDS encoding tyrosinase family protein, translated as MKTSLLPILAGLLCAGVCTGAQAQAAVSCRPELLAQAEPGGARVVRYRKNIDELTPAELDAFKHAVSEMKRKSQENVYDRRGFLWQAWVHNCTSVDVFNDRQAALPGDRLKQLLGDPTRNSCDIAYFLDKVATEDNAHEEFPGECEHQKNTFLQWHRAQLYFYEQALQAADPNGERGPSTRNVALPYWNFTRKPSGVRYPKAFEDVDSPLYDATRKKEGLDSSLATASPNLLAYQIYYMDWADFGGDEYGSLGGGNLETKIHNHMHATYMGGNMGDNVTAGLDPLFYAFHNFLDYSFEKWLDEHGDAGIRGSGRTAFMRSEQDASLSRPVGWSAGSGDAQRGDSGDYTANMGQADLYFDTIRQGYGFQPRYGGEFARKKDIQALIDRHQQAGFVFGDNQKSLFAALLSDDAADGAVARPDLTVTGAYKIPARRVASDKRANMVLDRAHADEDYSFQADIYLYPANVAARIGDKSFRDRYLVTSTSHWALSGHQQHDKYVIETDITGIVDSLVPKKRRQAWRITAAITTNDKGRGLIRQGDFSTPVIQLVDRRKPAEPTYEESKP; from the coding sequence ATGAAAACTTCACTCCTTCCCATCCTGGCCGGCCTGCTGTGCGCGGGCGTCTGCACCGGGGCGCAAGCGCAGGCAGCCGTATCTTGCCGCCCGGAACTGCTGGCCCAGGCGGAGCCGGGTGGCGCGCGCGTCGTGCGCTACCGCAAGAATATCGATGAACTGACCCCGGCCGAGCTTGACGCCTTCAAGCATGCGGTGAGCGAAATGAAACGCAAGAGCCAGGAAAACGTGTACGACCGGCGCGGCTTCCTGTGGCAGGCATGGGTGCATAACTGCACTTCCGTCGACGTCTTCAATGACCGCCAGGCGGCCTTGCCAGGCGACAGGCTGAAGCAGTTGCTGGGCGATCCCACGCGCAACAGCTGCGACATTGCCTATTTTCTCGACAAGGTGGCGACCGAGGACAATGCCCACGAGGAATTCCCCGGCGAGTGCGAACACCAGAAAAACACCTTCCTGCAATGGCACCGGGCGCAACTGTATTTCTATGAGCAAGCCTTGCAGGCAGCCGACCCGAACGGCGAGCGGGGACCCAGCACGCGCAATGTCGCGCTGCCGTACTGGAACTTCACCCGCAAGCCTTCCGGCGTGCGCTACCCGAAAGCCTTCGAGGACGTCGATTCGCCGCTGTACGACGCCACGCGCAAGAAGGAGGGGCTCGACAGCTCGCTGGCCACGGCTTCGCCCAACTTGCTGGCCTACCAGATCTACTACATGGATTGGGCCGATTTCGGCGGCGACGAATACGGCAGCCTGGGCGGCGGCAACCTGGAAACAAAAATCCATAATCACATGCACGCCACCTATATGGGCGGCAACATGGGCGACAACGTCACGGCCGGCCTCGATCCGCTGTTTTATGCCTTCCATAACTTCCTCGACTACAGTTTCGAGAAGTGGCTCGACGAGCATGGCGATGCCGGCATACGCGGCAGCGGGCGCACGGCGTTCATGCGCAGCGAGCAGGACGCCAGCCTGTCCCGGCCCGTCGGCTGGAGCGCAGGCAGCGGCGATGCCCAGCGCGGTGATTCGGGCGACTACACGGCCAACATGGGCCAGGCGGACCTGTACTTCGACACGATCCGGCAGGGCTATGGCTTCCAGCCGCGCTATGGCGGCGAGTTTGCCCGCAAGAAGGATATCCAGGCCCTGATCGACCGGCACCAGCAGGCGGGGTTTGTATTCGGCGACAACCAGAAAAGCCTGTTCGCCGCCTTGCTCAGCGACGATGCGGCCGATGGCGCGGTTGCCAGGCCAGACCTGACCGTCACGGGGGCCTACAAGATCCCGGCGCGGCGGGTCGCCAGCGACAAGCGGGCCAACATGGTGCTGGACCGCGCCCATGCGGACGAAGACTACAGTTTTCAGGCCGATATCTACCTGTATCCGGCCAACGTGGCCGCGCGCATCGGCGACAAGTCGTTCCGCGACCGCTACCTGGTGACCAGCACCAGCCACTGGGCCTTGTCCGGCCATCAACAGCATGACAAGTATGTCATCGAAACGGATATCACCGGCATCGTCGACAGCCTGGTTCCCAAAAAGCGCAGGCAGGCCTGGCGCATCACGGCGGCCATCACCACGAATGACAAGGGCCGCGGCCTGATACGGCAAGGCGATTTTTCCACGCCCGTGATCCAGCTTGTCGACCGGCGCAAACCTGCCGAACCCACGTATGAGGAGAGCAAGCCATGA
- a CDS encoding multicopper oxidase family protein: protein MSNRLPRSCLSLCLAAMPFACGAAFAAETTVNMNLDLNLKSVPKLELRLLQEPPKLKARARPANRAASKRDEYEKAYDLYIRYANGSIYNPTTAKHDKVRLRSYQQTSGLALDGRDENAATFMAPTVVMAPGQTVRFRLYNQLPALPAEQCATDDINAPRPPGCFNDTNLHSHGLWVSPSGNSDNVLISIKPEVDFEYEYNIPIDHPAGTFWYHPHQHGATAMQVASGMAGALVVEGDRYPTDKANGDLDVVLKQFQPDDGSGSAGEVMLLQQIPYDCPSNSLTPLKPCDKEAVGMLEDFKQVKDPDAWLMSGRYTSVNGKVQPVMKMDTQRLYRWRLIDTGFQASVVLRIRRANDPQKLLQALGVANQDKDVMELCDGEDVTQFEVASDGLTHDRIIPKTLNYLQPGYRSDILFSLPKAGAYCVYAETNLNNMTTMHDVNNTRLISVITAKTSAKAAARAKAGESPRDFLLAELRNAVKRLPVAQLPDSVKGTILGDLENGLKLAKFVPHAGFSAEAKDAMRGKKKEYATFNIAKLDGKTRFMVEGKPEDSPVPELKYVYDPHRVDHTLVLGTEQIWELASKNGSHPFHIHVNPFQIIGITRTDGGAVDAQYKDLLGTWKDTLLVIPNHKIEIATRYQRYIGEYVLHCHILEHEDQGMMQNVKVVLPDGKGGGEMGGHGHGH from the coding sequence ATGTCCAATCGCCTTCCCCGCAGCTGCCTGTCGCTGTGCCTGGCCGCCATGCCGTTCGCCTGCGGCGCCGCCTTCGCCGCGGAAACCACGGTGAATATGAATCTCGACCTGAACCTGAAGTCCGTGCCCAAACTCGAGCTGCGCCTGCTGCAGGAGCCGCCGAAACTGAAGGCGCGCGCCAGGCCCGCCAACCGCGCGGCGAGCAAGCGCGACGAGTACGAGAAAGCGTACGACCTGTACATCCGCTACGCCAACGGCAGCATCTATAACCCGACCACGGCCAAGCATGACAAGGTGCGCCTGCGCTCCTACCAGCAGACGAGCGGCCTGGCGCTCGATGGACGCGACGAGAATGCGGCCACCTTCATGGCGCCCACCGTCGTGATGGCGCCGGGGCAAACCGTGCGCTTCAGGCTGTACAACCAGTTGCCAGCGCTGCCGGCCGAGCAGTGCGCGACGGACGATATCAATGCGCCGCGTCCGCCTGGCTGCTTCAACGACACCAATCTGCACTCGCATGGCCTGTGGGTCTCGCCTTCGGGTAATAGCGACAATGTGCTGATATCGATCAAGCCGGAGGTGGATTTCGAGTACGAATACAATATTCCCATCGACCATCCGGCCGGCACGTTCTGGTATCACCCGCACCAGCATGGCGCGACGGCGATGCAGGTCGCCAGCGGCATGGCCGGCGCGCTGGTGGTCGAAGGCGACCGCTATCCGACCGACAAGGCAAATGGCGACCTCGACGTCGTGCTGAAGCAATTCCAGCCCGACGATGGCAGCGGCAGCGCCGGCGAAGTAATGCTGCTGCAGCAAATTCCCTATGACTGCCCCAGCAACAGCCTGACGCCGCTGAAGCCGTGCGACAAGGAGGCGGTGGGCATGCTCGAGGATTTCAAGCAGGTCAAGGATCCCGATGCCTGGCTGATGTCGGGCCGCTATACCTCCGTCAACGGCAAGGTGCAGCCGGTGATGAAGATGGACACGCAGCGCCTGTACCGCTGGCGCCTGATCGATACGGGCTTCCAGGCTTCCGTGGTGCTGCGCATCCGGCGTGCCAATGATCCGCAAAAGCTGTTGCAGGCGCTCGGCGTGGCCAACCAGGACAAGGACGTGATGGAATTGTGCGATGGCGAGGACGTCACGCAATTCGAAGTGGCCAGCGACGGCCTGACGCACGACAGGATCATCCCCAAGACCCTCAATTACCTGCAGCCGGGATACCGCAGCGACATCCTGTTTTCGCTGCCGAAGGCCGGCGCGTATTGCGTGTATGCGGAAACGAACCTCAATAACATGACGACGATGCATGACGTGAACAACACGCGCCTGATCAGCGTGATCACGGCCAAGACCAGCGCCAAGGCTGCCGCGCGTGCCAAGGCGGGCGAGTCGCCACGCGATTTCCTGCTGGCCGAGTTGCGCAATGCCGTCAAGCGCCTGCCCGTTGCGCAGTTGCCCGACAGCGTCAAGGGCACCATCCTTGGCGATCTGGAGAATGGTCTCAAGCTTGCCAAGTTCGTCCCGCATGCGGGTTTCAGCGCAGAAGCAAAGGACGCGATGCGCGGCAAGAAGAAGGAGTACGCGACCTTCAATATTGCCAAGTTGGATGGCAAGACCCGCTTCATGGTGGAAGGCAAGCCGGAAGACTCGCCGGTACCCGAGCTGAAGTATGTCTATGATCCGCACCGCGTCGACCACACGCTGGTGCTGGGCACCGAGCAGATCTGGGAGCTGGCGTCGAAGAATGGCAGCCACCCCTTCCATATCCACGTCAACCCCTTCCAGATCATCGGAATCACCCGCACCGACGGCGGCGCGGTCGATGCGCAATACAAGGATCTGCTCGGCACGTGGAAAGACACCTTGCTGGTGATCCCCAACCACAAGATCGAGATCGCCACGCGTTACCAGCGCTACATCGGCGAGTACGTGCTGCATTGCCACATCCTCGAGCATGAAGACCAGGGCATGATGCAGAACGTCAAGGTGGTACTGCCGGATGGCAAGGGTGGCGGCGAGATGGGCGGACATGGGCACGGACACTGA